One genomic segment of Garra rufa chromosome 13, GarRuf1.0, whole genome shotgun sequence includes these proteins:
- the ppil6 gene encoding probable inactive peptidyl-prolyl cis-trans isomerase-like 6, whose translation MELKGEVWQYSGCLMSFANGQLLGDERKLSSWAEKEWKFSFHRPQALYKALAEEYYTSNLRNTGHIFVYMDIESGGEAFGRLLFELFSDLCPKTCGNFKALCTGEAGLSKSNLELSYKGSIFHRVVPNGWLQGGDISPEKKGIGGESIYGPTFEDENFVVSHNKRGILGMANQGAHSNGSQFYITLQSASWMDHKYVAFGQLVEGTEVLKRLEAVPTYNERPKQDCKIAACGVLEP comes from the exons ATG GAGCTGAAAGGGGAGGTTTGGCAGTACAGTGGCTGTCTAATGTCTTTCGCAAACGGTCAGCTGCTCGGTGATGAGAGGAAACTGTCCAGCTGGGCAGAGAAAGAGTGGAAGTTTTCTTTCCATCGACCACAGGCGCTTTATAAAGCCCTGGCTGAGGAGTATTATACCAGCAACCTGCGAAACACAGGG catatttttgtttatatggATATTGAAAGCGGTGGAGAGGCATTTGGCAGACTGTTGTTTGAG CTTTTCTCAGACTTGTGTCCAAAGACTTGTGGGAACTTTAAAGCCCTGTGCACTGGAGAGGCAGGTTTGTCCAAGAGTAACCTTGAGTTAAGCTATAAGGGCTCAATTTTCCACAGAGTTGTGCCAAATGGTTGGCTGCAGGGTGGAG ATATTTCACCTGAAAAGAAAGGCATTGGGGGAGAGTCTATCTATGGCCCAACATTTGAGG ATGAGAATTTTGTCGTATCCCACAACAAGCGTGGCATCCTGGGAATGGCTAACCAAGGCGCTCATAGCAATGGCTCTCAGTTCTACATTACACTACAGTCGGCCTCCTGGATGGACCACAAATATGTGGCTTTTGG ACAACTTGTTGAAGGCACAGAGGTTCTAAAGAGACTAGAGGCAGTGCCCACCTACAACGAAAGGCCAAAACAAGACTGCAAAATAGCAGCATGTGGAGTACTTGAGCCCTGA
- the henmt1 gene encoding small RNA 2'-O-methyltransferase, whose amino-acid sequence MTTPFSPPLYMQRYQFVIDYVKTYRPKKVIDFGCAECCLLKKLKFHRNGIQLLVGVDINSVVLLKRMHTLAPLVSDYLQPSDGPLTIELYQGSVTEREPCTRGFDLVTCVELIEHLELVEVERFTEVVFGYMAPGAVIVSTPNAEFNPLLPGLRGFRNYDHKFEWTRAEFQTWANRVCQEHGYSVYFTGVGEAVGHWRDVGFCTQIAVFQRINQPMSNAERLEPSVYKLVYRVVYPSLCDNNIYQRTLVSEVLYEAQHLRQEWLRRMNMDCNNNAHFFAPPLMEVFHHGVQADARDWQPVYQQGSTICVPLARVWSSPRVRALCGSVQRLREELVVDARVRMSADGTVLNLPVYDDVEEEPEEEKDEEEDVKTVSGIGNNMEEDWDRELESCGNA is encoded by the exons ATGACCACACCGTTTTCTCCTCCGCTCTACATGCAGCGATATCAGTTCGTTATCGATTACGTGAAAACCTACAGACCTAAAAAG GTCATCGATTTCGGATGCGCAGAATGTTGCTTGCTAAAAAAGCTAAAGTTTCATCGCAACGGTATACAGTTACTAGTGGGAGTTGATATCAACAGCGTCGTCCTCCTGAAGAGAAT gcaTACATTGGCTCCACTTGTAAGTGATTATCTACAGCCAAGTGATGGGCCTTTGACCATTGAATTGTACCAAGGTTCTGTCACAGAGAGGGAGCCCTGCACCAGAGGATTTGATCTTGTCACATGTGTGGAGTT AATCGAACATCTGGAGCTTGTGGAGGTGGAGAGATTTACAGAGGTGGTGTTTGGGTATATGGCACCAGGCGCTGTCATCGTCAGCACACCCAATGCAGAGTTCAATCCACTGCTGCCGGGCCTGAGAGGCTTCAGAAACTATGACCATAAGTTTGAATGGACCAGAGCAGAGTTTCAGACTTG GGCTAACCGTGTCTGTCAAGAACATGGTTATTCTGTGTACTTCACCGGAGTTGGAGAAGCTGTTGGCCACTGGAGAGATGTGGGATTCTGCACCCAAATTGCAGTGTTCCAGAGGATAAATCAGCCCATGAGCAATGCCGAACGCTTAGAGCCCTCAGTGTACAAACTG GTCTACAGAGTGGTATATCCCAGTTTGTGTGACAACAACATCTACCAGAGAACCTTAGTCAGCGAGGTCCTATATGAAGCACAACACCTGAGACAGGAATGGCTCAGGAGAATGAACATGGACTGCAACAATAATGCACACTTCTTTGCTCCTCCGTTGATGGAAGTATTCCATCATGGGGTCCAAGCTGATGCACGTGACTGGCAGCCGGTTTACCAGCAGGGCAGCACCATTTGCGTTCCTTTGGCACGTGTGTGGTCCAGTCCCAGAGTGAGAGCGCTGTGTGGGAGTGTGCAGCGTCTTAGGGAGGAACTGGTGGTGGACGCGCGGGTGAGGATGAGCGCTGATGGAACGGTGCTAAACCTGCCTGTCTACGATGATGTTGAGGAAGAGCCGGAGGAAGAAAAAGACGAAGAGGAGGATGTGAAAACAGTGTCAGGTATCGGAAACAACATGGAGGAGGACTGGGATAGGGAGCTTGAGAGTTGCGGAAATGCATAA